One stretch of Prunus persica cultivar Lovell chromosome G1, Prunus_persica_NCBIv2, whole genome shotgun sequence DNA includes these proteins:
- the LOC18790297 gene encoding nuclear transcription factor Y subunit B-1: MVDNNNNNIGASGAANHDEDGAMMKEQEQLLPIANVGRIMRQILPPNAKISKEAKETMQECVSEFISFVTSEASEKCRKERRKTVNGDDVSWALGALGFEDYTGPLRRFLHRYREQEGERISSSAANNNNNNNENNQDKDNNNPEDQQQRKLLNHPHIQRPNF; encoded by the coding sequence ATGGTcgacaataataataataatattgggGCAAGTGGTGCTGCAAATCATGATGAGGACGGCGCTATGATGAAAGAGCAAGAGCAGTTGCTGCCAATAGCCAACGTTGGGCGGATCATGAGGCAAATACTGCCACCCAACGCCAAGATCTCCAAGGAGGCCAAGGAAACCATGCAAGAGTGTGTCTCGGAGTTCATCAGCTTCGTCACCAGCGAGGCGTCGGAGAAGTGCCGCAAGGAGAGGCGAAAGACCGTGAACGGCGACGATGTCTCCTGGGCTCTCGGAGCCCTGGGTTTCGAAGACTACACCGGCCCATTGCGGAGGTTCTTACACAGGTACAGAGAGcaagaaggagagagaatatcatcatcagcagctaataataataataataataatgaaaataatcaaGACAAGGATAACAACAACCCCGAAGATCAACAACAAAGGAAATTGCTCAACCATCCTCATATACAAAGacctaatttttaa